A genome region from Brassica oleracea var. oleracea cultivar TO1000 chromosome C2, BOL, whole genome shotgun sequence includes the following:
- the LOC106325039 gene encoding LOW QUALITY PROTEIN: BOI-related E3 ubiquitin-protein ligase 1-like (The sequence of the model RefSeq protein was modified relative to this genomic sequence to represent the inferred CDS: inserted 1 base in 1 codon; deleted 1 base in 1 codon) → MAVEATYMNLLASQFTTTREYVKSEPNVNNDITVGFPTTFGVQKLPYARTIESESDLTYNFNQSPAPPSLISKRQRDHTFDINTPMPSQKRRSCAFEPQTSFIDAQIQQQQSEIDRFVAQQTETLRLELEARQQTQTRILASAVQSAIIKTLKAKDDEIARMGKLNGALQERVKSLYVENQIWRDLAQTNEATANTLRSNLEKVLAQVDDFPGTVNGGDGFCHSVEEDAVSSCGSCEGADGDDVTAVTGGCRRCGEKRASVLVLPCRHXCLCTVCGSALLQACPVCDTVMNASVHVNVSDS, encoded by the exons ATGGCTGTTGAAGCAACATATATGAATCTATTGGCTTCTCAGTTTACCACTACCAG AGAATATGTTAAATCTGAACCGAACGTGAACAATGATATCACCGTCGGTTTTCCGACAACTTTCGGAGTTCAAAAGTTACCGTACGCTCGGACCATTGAATCAGAAAGCGATCTCACATATAATTTCAACCAATCTCCAGCTCCTCCTTCA TTAATATCTAAACGTCAGAGAGATCACACGTTTGACATAAACACTCCAATGCCATCTCAGAAACGGAGGTCATGCGCGTTTGAACCGCAAACGTCTTTTATCGACGCTCAGATCCAACAACAACAATCAGAGATCGATCGGTTCGTCGCTCAACAAACCGAAACGTTAAGGCTAGAGTTAGAAGCGAGGCAACAGACGCAAACGCGGATATTAGCGTCAGCGGTTCAATCAGCGATTATCAAAACGCTGAAAGCGAAAGACGATGAGATTGCACGAATGGGGAAGCTAAACGGGGCTTTACAAGAGCGAGTGAAGAGTCTTTACGTCGAGAATCAGATCTGGCGTGATCTCGCTCAGACCAATGAAGCTACAGCTAATACTCTCCGGTCAAATCTTGAAAAAGTTCTCGCCCAGGTCGATGATTTTCCGGGGACGGTAAACGGCGGAGATGGGTTTTGTCATTCGGTTGAAGAGGATGCGGTGTCGAGCTGCGGAAGCTGTGAAGGAGCTGATGGGGATGATGTTACGGCGGTGACGGGAGGATGTAGAAGGTGCGGTGAAAAAAGGGCGAGTGTGTTGGTGTTGCCTTGCCGTC TGTGTCTGTGTACGGTTTGTGGATCGGCTCTGTTACAGGCGTGTCCTGTATGTGATACGGTCATGAACGCTAGTGTACATGTCAACGTGTCAGACTCGTGA